From a region of the Tursiops truncatus isolate mTurTru1 chromosome 2, mTurTru1.mat.Y, whole genome shotgun sequence genome:
- the GREM1 gene encoding gremlin-1 isoform X2, with the protein MSRTAYTVGALLLLLGTLLPAAEGKKKGSQGAIPPPDKAQHNDSEQTQSPQQPGSRNRGRGQGRGTTVPGEEVLESSQEALHVTERKYLKRDWCKTQPLKQTIHEEGCNSRTIINRFCYGQCNSFYIPRHIRKEEGSFQSCSFCKPKKFTTMMVTLNCPELQPPTKKKRVTRVKQCRCISIDLD; encoded by the coding sequence ATGAGCCGTACGGCCTACACTGTGGGAGCCCTGCTTCTCCTCTTGGGGACCCTGCTGCCGGCTGCTGAAGGGAAAAAGAAGGGGTCCCAAGGGGCCATCCCCCCGCCAGACAAGGCCCAGCACAATGACTCGGAGCAGACTCAGtctccccagcagcctggctccaggaaccgggggcggggccaggggcgGGGCACTACCGTGCCCGGGGAGGAAGTGCTGGAGTCCAGCCAGGAGGCCCTGCATGTGACGGAGCGCAAATACCTGAAGCGAGACTGGTGCAAAACCCAGCCGCTGAAGCAGACCATCCACGAGGAGGGCTGCAACAGCCGCACCATCATCAACCGTTTCTGCTACGGCCAGTGCAACTCCTTCTATATCCCCAGGCACATCCGGAAGGAGGAGGGCTCTTTTCAGTCTTGTTCCTTCTGCAAGCCCAAGAAGTTCACCACCATGATGGTCACGCTCAACTGCCCCGAACTACAGCCACCCACCAAGAAGAAGAGGGTCACTCGTGTCAAGCAGTGTCGTTGCATATCCATCGATTTGGATTAA
- the GREM1 gene encoding gremlin-1 isoform X1, with protein sequence MRGSHLFEAGRWVWGLSGRARRRAVSDPALRWWILRISDAFASPQDGDSCNSGAAEFRRGGNPRVSMSRTAYTVGALLLLLGTLLPAAEGKKKGSQGAIPPPDKAQHNDSEQTQSPQQPGSRNRGRGQGRGTTVPGEEVLESSQEALHVTERKYLKRDWCKTQPLKQTIHEEGCNSRTIINRFCYGQCNSFYIPRHIRKEEGSFQSCSFCKPKKFTTMMVTLNCPELQPPTKKKRVTRVKQCRCISIDLD encoded by the exons ATGAGAGGGTCCCATTTGTTTGAGGCGGGGCGCTGGGTCTGGGGACTTTCGGGGCGCGCACGTCGGAGGGCCGTGAGTGATCCTGCCCTGAGGTGGTGGATCCTGAGAATCAGCGATGCATTTGCCTCTCCCCAAGATGGAGACTCATGCAACAGCGGAGCTGCGGAGTTCCGCCGTGGCGGAAACCCAAGGGTCAG CATGAGCCGTACGGCCTACACTGTGGGAGCCCTGCTTCTCCTCTTGGGGACCCTGCTGCCGGCTGCTGAAGGGAAAAAGAAGGGGTCCCAAGGGGCCATCCCCCCGCCAGACAAGGCCCAGCACAATGACTCGGAGCAGACTCAGtctccccagcagcctggctccaggaaccgggggcggggccaggggcgGGGCACTACCGTGCCCGGGGAGGAAGTGCTGGAGTCCAGCCAGGAGGCCCTGCATGTGACGGAGCGCAAATACCTGAAGCGAGACTGGTGCAAAACCCAGCCGCTGAAGCAGACCATCCACGAGGAGGGCTGCAACAGCCGCACCATCATCAACCGTTTCTGCTACGGCCAGTGCAACTCCTTCTATATCCCCAGGCACATCCGGAAGGAGGAGGGCTCTTTTCAGTCTTGTTCCTTCTGCAAGCCCAAGAAGTTCACCACCATGATGGTCACGCTCAACTGCCCCGAACTACAGCCACCCACCAAGAAGAAGAGGGTCACTCGTGTCAAGCAGTGTCGTTGCATATCCATCGATTTGGATTAA